One Cellulosimicrobium protaetiae genomic region harbors:
- a CDS encoding dipeptide/oligopeptide/nickel ABC transporter permease/ATP-binding protein: MRRQLTERLSTPGLRLRALPLGSKISLAFVLLVALAAVFAPLVASHDPLATGTPVQPPSAENWFGTDRQGRDIFSRVVYGARYSLVIGLGATAIALAAAAVLGSVAATARKSVSETLMRVLDIIMSFPGIALAAVFVSVFGRSLPVLVLTIAFLYTPQLTRVVRANILDQYGEDYVAATRVMGARTAWILAKHVARNCAAPVLVFTTVLVADAIVFEASLSFIQAGVPDPEPSWGNIIAAGRDLVMGGYWWATFFPGLAIMLTVLCLNILSEGMTDAMVAAPRATRATPAKAVATDSDDAAVAAELTAMDADEPVETADEDRLVESEPVVQDVEPEVRHVGREVPLAARLATLRTAEAARTDRPVYDGDAAPLLEVRNLSIRFPRHGDVAVVDDVSFSVRPGETMALVGESGCGKSITSLAVMGLLDASAEISGEIRYDGKDLLAMGNRERASLRGRDIAMIYQDALSSLNPSMLIRSQMKQLTRRGGTRTAEELLELVGLDPQRTLKSYPHELSGGQRQRVLIAMALTRDPKLVIADEPTTALDVTVQAQVVALLDELRQKLGFAMVFVSHDLALVAEIAHRITVMYAGQVVEQAPTSELLADPRHEYTQGLLGAVLSIEQRSTRLHQIPGTVPSPRDFPKGDRFAPRSSRPERGLDVRPVLRAVDADGQHLVAMPPDEPVGAAAGGRTAAPITTGGTR, translated from the coding sequence GTGCGCCGACAGCTCACCGAACGACTCTCGACCCCCGGGCTGCGCCTGCGCGCGCTGCCCCTCGGGTCCAAGATCTCCCTCGCGTTCGTGCTCCTCGTGGCGCTCGCAGCGGTCTTCGCGCCGCTCGTCGCGAGCCACGACCCGCTCGCTACCGGTACGCCGGTCCAGCCGCCGAGCGCGGAGAACTGGTTCGGCACCGACCGCCAGGGGCGCGACATCTTCTCCCGCGTCGTCTACGGCGCGCGGTACTCGCTCGTCATCGGCCTCGGGGCGACGGCGATCGCGCTCGCCGCGGCGGCCGTGCTCGGCTCGGTCGCGGCGACCGCGCGCAAGAGCGTCTCCGAGACCCTCATGCGCGTCCTCGACATCATCATGTCGTTCCCGGGCATCGCGCTCGCCGCCGTGTTCGTGTCCGTCTTCGGCCGCTCGCTGCCGGTGCTCGTCCTGACGATCGCGTTCCTCTACACGCCGCAGCTCACGCGCGTGGTGCGCGCCAACATCCTCGACCAGTACGGCGAGGACTACGTGGCCGCGACCCGCGTCATGGGCGCGCGCACGGCCTGGATCCTCGCCAAGCACGTCGCGCGCAACTGCGCGGCGCCCGTGCTCGTGTTCACCACGGTGCTCGTGGCCGACGCGATCGTCTTCGAGGCGTCGCTGTCGTTCATCCAGGCGGGCGTGCCCGATCCGGAGCCCTCGTGGGGCAACATCATCGCCGCGGGCCGCGACCTCGTCATGGGCGGGTACTGGTGGGCGACGTTCTTCCCCGGCCTCGCGATCATGCTCACGGTCCTGTGCCTCAACATCCTGTCCGAGGGCATGACCGACGCGATGGTGGCGGCCCCGCGGGCGACCCGCGCCACCCCGGCCAAGGCCGTCGCGACGGACTCGGACGACGCGGCAGTCGCCGCCGAGCTCACGGCGATGGACGCCGACGAGCCGGTCGAGACCGCGGACGAGGACCGCCTCGTCGAGTCGGAGCCGGTCGTGCAGGACGTCGAGCCGGAGGTCCGGCACGTCGGCCGCGAGGTCCCGCTCGCCGCGCGCCTCGCGACGCTCCGCACGGCCGAGGCCGCGCGCACCGACCGCCCCGTCTACGACGGCGACGCCGCGCCCCTGCTCGAGGTGCGGAACCTGTCCATCCGGTTCCCGCGCCACGGCGACGTCGCGGTCGTCGACGACGTCTCGTTCTCGGTCCGCCCGGGCGAGACGATGGCCCTCGTCGGCGAGTCCGGCTGCGGCAAGTCGATCACGTCGCTCGCCGTCATGGGCCTGCTCGACGCGTCCGCCGAGATCAGCGGGGAGATCCGCTACGACGGCAAGGACCTGCTCGCGATGGGCAACCGCGAGCGCGCCTCCCTGCGCGGCAGGGACATCGCGATGATCTACCAGGACGCGCTGAGCTCGCTCAACCCGTCGATGCTCATCCGGTCGCAGATGAAGCAGCTCACGCGCCGCGGCGGGACCCGCACGGCCGAGGAGCTCCTCGAGCTCGTGGGCCTCGACCCGCAGCGCACGCTCAAGAGCTACCCGCACGAGCTGTCCGGCGGGCAGCGCCAGCGCGTGCTCATCGCCATGGCGCTCACGCGCGACCCGAAGCTGGTCATCGCCGACGAGCCGACCACGGCGCTCGACGTCACGGTCCAGGCCCAGGTCGTGGCGCTGCTCGACGAGCTGCGCCAGAAGCTCGGCTTCGCGATGGTGTTCGTCAGCCACGACCTCGCGCTCGTCGCCGAGATCGCGCACCGCATCACGGTCATGTACGCGGGGCAGGTCGTGGAGCAGGCGCCGACGAGCGAGCTCCTCGCCGACCCGCGCCACGAGTACACGCAGGGCCTGCTCGGCGCGGTGCTCTCGATCGAGCAGCGCTCCACGCGCCTGCACCAGATCCCCGGCACCGTCCCGTCGCCGCGTGACTTCCCGAAGGGCGACCGGTTCGCGCCGCGCTCGTCGCGCCCCGAGCGCGGCCTGGACGTGCGTCCCGTGCTGCGCGCCGTGGACGCCGACGGGCAGCACCTCGTCGCGATGCCGCCGGACGAGCCGGTCGGCGCCGCCGCGGGCGGCCGCACCGCCGCCCCGATCACGACCGGAGGGACGCGATGA
- a CDS encoding N-acetylmannosamine-6-phosphate 2-epimerase, which produces MTGPQETRTTWTRERVLDAMRGRLTVSCQAYPGEPLRDPRTTAQMARAVVAGGAAAVRAQGLDDVAAVVAAVDVPVVGLWKDGDGGVFITPTLRHARAVADAGAHVVALDGTRRPRPDGLTLAETVARLRETTDALVMADCGSLHDALAAQDAGVDLLGTTLAGYTGERPKTPGPDLELVDEVVAACSLPVVVEGRVHTPAQAAEAMARGAFSVCVGTAITHPTTLTSWFVDAFPTPG; this is translated from the coding sequence ATGACCGGACCGCAGGAGACGCGGACGACCTGGACGCGCGAACGCGTGCTCGACGCGATGCGCGGCCGGCTCACCGTGTCGTGCCAGGCCTACCCGGGCGAGCCGCTGCGCGACCCGCGCACGACGGCCCAGATGGCGCGCGCCGTCGTCGCCGGAGGAGCGGCGGCCGTGCGGGCGCAGGGCCTGGACGACGTCGCGGCGGTCGTCGCCGCGGTGGACGTCCCGGTCGTCGGGCTGTGGAAGGACGGCGACGGCGGGGTCTTCATCACGCCGACGCTGCGCCACGCGCGCGCCGTCGCCGACGCGGGCGCGCACGTCGTCGCGCTCGACGGCACGCGCCGGCCCCGCCCGGACGGGCTCACGCTCGCCGAGACCGTGGCGCGCCTGCGCGAGACGACGGACGCACTGGTCATGGCGGACTGCGGGTCGCTCCACGATGCGCTCGCCGCACAGGACGCGGGCGTCGACCTGCTCGGCACGACGCTCGCCGGGTACACGGGCGAGCGGCCGAAGACACCCGGACCGGACCTCGAGCTCGTCGACGAGGTGGTCGCGGCGTGCTCGCTGCCCGTCGTCGTCGAAGGGCGTGTCCACACGCCCGCGCAGGCGGCCGAGGCGATGGCACGGGGTGCGTTCAGCGTCTGCGTCGGCACGGCGATCACTCATCCCACGACCCTCACGTCGTGGTTCGTGGACGCGTTCCCGACGCCCGGCTGA
- a CDS encoding mycothiol transferase: MDARTVLEDLFGRIGPTTTRAVDGLAEDMLTARLDPGANTIAWLAWHLARGQDAQVAAAVGREQVWTRDGWARRFDLPFGDGATGYGQSAQDVARVRASDDLLLGYVLAVQVESHDVLAALTDDDLDRVVDEAWDPPVTLGVRLVSIAVDSLQHAGQAAYLRGVLERTGRA; this comes from the coding sequence GTGGACGCGCGCACGGTGCTGGAGGACCTGTTCGGCCGGATCGGACCGACGACGACCCGCGCCGTCGACGGGCTCGCGGAGGACATGCTGACCGCGCGCCTCGACCCGGGCGCCAACACGATCGCGTGGCTCGCGTGGCACCTCGCGCGCGGCCAGGACGCGCAGGTCGCCGCCGCCGTCGGGCGGGAGCAGGTCTGGACGCGCGACGGCTGGGCACGCCGGTTCGACCTGCCGTTCGGCGACGGCGCGACGGGCTACGGGCAGTCGGCCCAGGACGTCGCCCGCGTGCGCGCGAGCGACGACCTCCTGCTCGGCTACGTGCTCGCCGTCCAGGTCGAGTCCCACGACGTGCTCGCCGCGCTGACCGACGACGACCTCGACCGCGTCGTCGACGAGGCGTGGGACCCGCCCGTCACGCTCGGCGTCCGGCTCGTGAGCATCGCCGTGGACAGCCTCCAGCACGCGGGCCAGGCCGCCTACCTGCGCGGCGTCCTCGAGCGCACGGGTCGCGCCTGA
- a CDS encoding ROK family protein, with product MAEASPDAAARSVVVGVDLGGTKIAAATVAADGTLGPVRAVPTPAAAGPDAVLDAVAGLVREVVAALPGGARLRGLGVGTAGVVDVGRGVIVSATDTLPGWPGTDVAGGLRRRLADLASDGPSGDAPAVPVFVENDVDAHAAGEVWLGAAAGARSALLVAVGTGVGAAVVLDGRPLRGAHHVAGELGHMPVPGAELLRCPCGRTGHLEAIGAGPAIHRRYLALGGDAASPDTRDVVARAGAGDELAATVVRDAAQAVGRAVAGVVTVLDPEVVVVGGGLAGAGDLWWSALEGALRAEVVDVLADLPLRRAALGNEAAIVGAARGAWSLVGPSGDQPGTRPGGLGEETHRERTTT from the coding sequence GTGGCTGAGGCCTCCCCGGACGCCGCGGCACGGTCGGTCGTCGTCGGGGTCGACCTCGGTGGCACCAAGATCGCCGCGGCGACGGTCGCGGCCGACGGGACCCTCGGTCCCGTGCGCGCCGTGCCGACCCCGGCCGCGGCCGGCCCCGACGCGGTGCTCGACGCCGTCGCGGGGCTCGTGCGCGAGGTCGTCGCCGCGCTGCCGGGCGGGGCACGGCTGCGTGGGCTCGGCGTGGGCACGGCCGGGGTCGTCGACGTCGGTCGCGGCGTGATCGTCTCGGCCACCGACACCCTGCCCGGCTGGCCCGGGACCGACGTCGCCGGCGGCCTGCGCCGTCGGCTCGCCGACCTCGCGTCCGACGGGCCGTCCGGGGACGCGCCCGCGGTGCCGGTGTTCGTCGAGAACGACGTCGACGCGCACGCCGCCGGCGAGGTCTGGCTCGGCGCGGCGGCCGGGGCGCGCAGCGCGCTGCTCGTCGCGGTCGGGACGGGCGTGGGTGCCGCCGTCGTGCTCGACGGTCGTCCCCTGCGCGGGGCCCACCACGTCGCCGGGGAGCTGGGCCACATGCCGGTCCCCGGGGCGGAACTCCTGCGCTGCCCGTGCGGGCGCACCGGTCACCTCGAGGCGATCGGTGCGGGGCCGGCGATCCATCGTCGCTACCTCGCGCTCGGCGGCGACGCGGCGAGCCCGGACACGCGCGACGTCGTCGCACGAGCAGGTGCGGGCGACGAGCTCGCGGCGACGGTCGTGCGGGACGCGGCGCAGGCCGTGGGCCGTGCCGTGGCGGGCGTCGTGACCGTGCTCGACCCGGAGGTCGTCGTGGTCGGCGGAGGACTGGCGGGCGCGGGCGACCTCTGGTGGTCGGCGCTCGAGGGCGCGCTGCGTGCGGAGGTCGTCGACGTCCTCGCCGACCTGCCCCTGCGCCGTGCGGCGCTCGGCAACGAGGCGGCGATCGTCGGGGCGGCCCGCGGAGCGTGGAGCCTCGTCGGCCCCTCCGGTGACCAACCTGGGACGCGACCCGGCGGGCTGGGCGAGGAGACCCACCGAGAGAGGACGACGACATGA
- a CDS encoding dihydrodipicolinate synthase family protein, with protein MTTPSFHGIVPPVLTPFTTDGEVDVASLERLVDHLVTEGVHGVFVLGSTGEVAYLTDAQRDLVVRTVVRAAAGRVPVMGGAIDLTTPRVVEQAKALVAAGADAVVATAPVYALNDLDEIERHLRTVAAAVDVPLFAYDIPVRVRTKLPADLLVRLGTEGVLAGVKDSSGDDVAFRRLVAANAAAGSPLALFTGHEVVVDGMLLLGADGVVPGLANVDAGGYVRLWDLAQAGKWDDARVEQDRIAALFEIVFQARGRSGDAAGVGAFKVAAQRQGLIDTATMAFPVEALDGEVADRVEKLTRAAGLLRG; from the coding sequence GTGACCACCCCCTCCTTCCACGGGATCGTCCCGCCCGTCCTCACCCCCTTCACGACCGACGGCGAGGTCGACGTCGCGTCGCTCGAGCGCCTCGTGGACCACCTCGTCACCGAGGGCGTGCACGGCGTCTTCGTGCTCGGGTCGACCGGCGAGGTCGCCTACCTCACCGACGCGCAGCGGGACCTCGTGGTGCGCACGGTCGTGCGCGCGGCGGCCGGCCGGGTGCCCGTCATGGGCGGAGCGATCGACCTGACGACGCCGCGCGTCGTCGAGCAGGCGAAGGCCCTCGTGGCCGCCGGGGCGGACGCGGTCGTCGCGACCGCGCCCGTCTACGCGCTCAACGACCTCGACGAGATCGAGCGTCACCTGCGCACCGTCGCGGCCGCCGTGGACGTCCCGCTCTTCGCCTACGACATCCCGGTGCGCGTGCGCACCAAGCTCCCGGCCGACCTGCTCGTGCGCCTCGGCACGGAGGGCGTGCTCGCGGGCGTCAAGGACTCGTCGGGCGACGACGTCGCGTTCCGCCGCCTCGTCGCCGCCAACGCGGCTGCCGGCTCGCCCCTCGCGCTGTTCACGGGTCACGAGGTCGTGGTCGACGGGATGCTCCTGCTCGGGGCCGACGGCGTGGTCCCGGGCCTCGCGAACGTCGACGCCGGCGGCTACGTGCGCCTGTGGGACCTCGCGCAGGCGGGCAAGTGGGACGATGCCCGGGTGGAGCAGGACCGCATCGCCGCACTCTTCGAGATCGTCTTCCAGGCGCGCGGACGCTCGGGCGACGCCGCGGGCGTCGGCGCGTTCAAGGTCGCCGCGCAGCGCCAGGGCCTCATCGACACCGCGACCATGGCGTTCCCCGTCGAGGCGCTCGACGGCGAGGTCGCCGACCGCGTCGAGAAGCTCACGCGCGCGGCAGGGCTCCTGCGTGGCTGA
- a CDS encoding ABC transporter substrate-binding protein: protein MKLHVSSPPRRRGVAAVAAGVVLALGLAACSGGGAAQDDPTEGSAAQGEIDPDAVIEAGISYSLSGGFDPMITTGAVTVAANWHVFEGLTELDPATREVYPALGTELPKQVDDTHYEVDLREGAVFHDGTPVTVDDVVFSFDRVLDPASESLYAGFIDFLESVTPVDDDTVSINLKYPFSLVPERLSVVKVVPKALVESDYEAFNALPVGTGPFKMTQATPDDKITFERFDDYSGTRPALAAGLVWNLLSDPAARVTAMSSGTVSAIEDVPYIDVPTLEGAVDVESVQSFGTLFMMFNTDMPPFDDVRVRQAFFYALDMDKIIDNGLLGNGAPATSFLPQSHPNYHEASTVYSYDPEKAKDLLAEAGVSDLSITLMTTDTGWVADIAPLLKENLDAIGVDTTLDIGQSGGQYTKVDNGDLQVMVAPGDPSVFGNDPDLLMRWWYGDNVWSQSRYRWNDDPKFAELQTILDAAVRTSGDEQQELWDQAFDLISDEVPLYPLLHRQLPTAWDGTTLSGFSPLPITGLSFLDAGLVK from the coding sequence ATGAAGCTTCACGTCAGCTCACCTCCCCGTCGCCGGGGAGTCGCTGCGGTCGCCGCGGGCGTCGTGCTCGCGCTCGGCCTCGCGGCGTGCTCCGGGGGCGGCGCTGCGCAGGACGACCCGACCGAGGGCAGCGCCGCCCAGGGGGAGATCGACCCGGACGCCGTGATCGAGGCAGGCATCTCGTACTCCCTCTCCGGTGGCTTCGACCCGATGATCACCACCGGTGCCGTGACAGTAGCGGCGAACTGGCACGTGTTCGAGGGGCTCACCGAGCTCGACCCCGCGACGCGCGAGGTGTACCCCGCGCTCGGCACCGAGCTGCCGAAGCAGGTCGACGACACGCACTACGAGGTGGACCTCCGCGAGGGCGCGGTCTTCCACGACGGCACCCCCGTCACCGTCGACGACGTCGTGTTCAGCTTCGACCGCGTGCTCGACCCGGCGAGCGAGTCGCTCTACGCCGGCTTCATCGACTTCCTCGAGTCCGTCACCCCTGTCGACGACGACACGGTCTCGATCAACCTCAAGTACCCGTTCAGCCTCGTGCCCGAGCGTCTGTCGGTCGTCAAGGTCGTGCCGAAGGCGCTCGTCGAGTCCGACTACGAGGCGTTCAACGCGCTGCCCGTCGGCACCGGCCCGTTCAAGATGACCCAGGCCACGCCGGACGACAAGATCACGTTCGAGCGCTTCGACGACTACAGCGGCACCCGTCCCGCGCTCGCCGCGGGCCTCGTGTGGAACCTCCTCTCCGACCCCGCCGCGCGCGTCACCGCGATGAGCTCCGGCACGGTCAGCGCGATCGAGGACGTCCCCTACATCGACGTCCCGACCCTCGAGGGCGCCGTGGACGTCGAGTCCGTCCAGTCGTTCGGGACGCTCTTCATGATGTTCAACACGGACATGCCCCCGTTCGACGACGTCCGCGTGCGCCAGGCGTTCTTCTACGCGCTCGACATGGACAAGATCATCGACAACGGGCTGCTCGGCAACGGCGCGCCGGCCACGAGCTTCCTGCCGCAGAGCCACCCGAACTACCACGAGGCGTCGACCGTCTACTCGTACGACCCGGAGAAGGCGAAGGACCTGCTCGCCGAGGCCGGCGTGAGCGACCTGTCGATCACGCTCATGACGACCGACACCGGCTGGGTCGCGGACATCGCGCCGCTCCTCAAGGAGAACCTCGACGCGATCGGCGTCGACACGACGCTCGACATCGGCCAGTCCGGCGGCCAGTACACCAAGGTCGACAACGGCGACCTGCAGGTCATGGTCGCCCCCGGCGACCCGTCGGTCTTCGGCAACGACCCCGACCTGCTCATGCGCTGGTGGTACGGCGACAACGTGTGGTCCCAGTCGCGCTACCGCTGGAACGACGACCCGAAGTTCGCCGAGCTCCAGACGATCCTTGACGCCGCCGTGCGCACGTCCGGCGACGAGCAGCAGGAGCTGTGGGACCAGGCGTTCGACCTGATCTCCGACGAGGTGCCGCTCTACCCGCTGCTGCACCGTCAGCTCCCGACCGCGTGGGACGGCACCACGCTCTCCGGATTCTCGCCCCTGCCGATCACCGGCCTGTCGTTCCTCGACGCCGGCCTCGTCAAGTAG
- a CDS encoding ABC transporter ATP-binding protein has product MSATDQTPPAAERVSATDRDTPVVELRGVHVVFKARTGTLFKAQRVHAVNDVSVAVRRGSTLGIVGESGSGKSTMAKVLVGLQAPTSGEIRFRGQPVQSYTTRVRRDVGRVVSVVFQDPATALNARMRVRDALRDPLDVHRVGDAVSREARVRELVHLVGLPESALDALPGQLSGGQRQRVAIARALALAPDVIVADEPTSALDVSVRAQILNLLADLKAELDLGMVFISHDIQTVRHVSDEIVVMQGGRIVESGPAARVLDDPQDDYTRTLLAAAPALL; this is encoded by the coding sequence ATGAGCGCCACCGACCAGACCCCGCCCGCCGCGGAGCGGGTGTCCGCGACCGACCGCGACACGCCCGTCGTCGAGCTGCGCGGCGTGCACGTCGTCTTCAAGGCCCGCACGGGCACGCTGTTCAAGGCCCAGCGGGTGCACGCCGTGAACGACGTGAGCGTCGCGGTCCGCCGCGGCAGCACGCTCGGGATCGTCGGCGAGTCCGGCTCGGGCAAGTCGACCATGGCGAAGGTGCTCGTCGGGCTCCAGGCGCCGACGTCGGGCGAGATCCGCTTCCGCGGGCAGCCCGTGCAGAGCTACACGACGCGCGTGCGGCGCGACGTCGGCCGGGTCGTGTCCGTCGTCTTCCAGGACCCCGCGACCGCGCTCAACGCGCGGATGCGGGTCCGGGACGCGCTGCGCGACCCGCTCGACGTGCACCGCGTGGGCGACGCCGTTTCCCGCGAGGCGCGGGTGCGCGAGCTCGTGCACCTCGTGGGCCTGCCGGAGTCGGCGCTGGACGCGCTGCCCGGCCAGCTCTCGGGCGGGCAGCGCCAGCGCGTCGCCATCGCGCGCGCCCTCGCGCTCGCGCCGGACGTCATCGTCGCCGACGAGCCGACGTCGGCCCTCGACGTGTCCGTGCGCGCCCAGATCCTCAACCTGCTCGCCGACCTCAAGGCCGAGCTCGACCTGGGGATGGTCTTCATCTCGCACGACATCCAGACCGTCCGCCACGTCTCCGACGAGATCGTCGTCATGCAGGGCGGCCGCATCGTCGAGTCGGGCCCTGCGGCACGCGTGCTCGACGACCCCCAGGACGACTACACCCGCACCCTGCTCGCCGCGGCGCCCGCGCTGCTGTGA
- a CDS encoding PDDEXK nuclease domain-containing protein, with translation MASPHDDLEPAGYAELLTDLKARVRATQFRAARAANTEVLRLYWSIGHDILERQRTAGWGAKVVTRLAADLQREFPEQRGWSPSNLKNMRRVAEVWPTLEEFGQRPVGRLPWGHVITLLERLTTRDERDWYAAEAAENGWTRPVLEYQIKFRRRHVLGAAPTNFTAALDAADSELAQAMVKDPYVFEHLGLVKKRAEREVEQALMDRLQDTLLELGRGMAFVGRQVRLTVHDDESHAVDEFFVDLLFFHVEQLRYVVVELKIGKFEPAHLGQLGTYVAIVDDQYRRHEIHAPTVGILLCTGRSGAVVRYSLASTNAPVAVADLQGLPDEARGALPSVAELQAVVADELEQRS, from the coding sequence ATGGCATCACCGCACGACGACCTCGAGCCGGCGGGGTACGCCGAGCTGCTGACTGACCTCAAGGCGCGCGTGCGCGCGACGCAGTTCCGCGCCGCACGTGCCGCGAACACCGAGGTGCTGCGGCTGTACTGGTCGATCGGCCACGACATCCTCGAGCGCCAGCGCACCGCGGGCTGGGGCGCAAAGGTCGTGACCCGACTTGCCGCTGACCTGCAGCGGGAGTTCCCGGAACAGCGCGGCTGGTCGCCCTCGAACCTGAAGAACATGCGCAGGGTCGCCGAGGTCTGGCCGACGCTCGAGGAGTTCGGCCAACGTCCCGTTGGCCGATTGCCCTGGGGGCACGTGATCACCCTCCTCGAGCGGCTCACCACCCGTGACGAGCGTGACTGGTACGCCGCGGAGGCCGCGGAGAACGGCTGGACCCGACCCGTGCTCGAGTACCAGATCAAGTTCCGCCGGCGCCATGTTCTCGGGGCCGCGCCGACGAACTTCACCGCGGCGCTCGACGCCGCGGATTCTGAGCTGGCACAGGCAATGGTCAAGGATCCGTACGTCTTCGAGCACCTCGGCCTCGTCAAGAAGCGCGCTGAGCGTGAGGTCGAGCAGGCGCTCATGGACAGGCTCCAGGACACGTTGCTCGAGCTCGGGCGGGGGATGGCGTTCGTCGGGCGGCAGGTCCGGCTCACGGTCCACGACGACGAGAGCCACGCCGTCGACGAGTTCTTCGTCGACCTGCTGTTCTTCCACGTCGAGCAGCTGCGCTACGTCGTCGTCGAGCTGAAGATCGGGAAGTTCGAGCCCGCCCATCTCGGTCAGCTCGGTACCTACGTCGCGATCGTCGACGACCAGTACCGCCGGCACGAGATCCACGCCCCGACCGTCGGGATCCTCCTGTGCACGGGCCGGAGCGGCGCCGTCGTGCGCTACTCGCTGGCCAGCACGAACGCGCCCGTCGCCGTCGCGGACCTCCAGGGGCTCCCCGACGAGGCGCGCGGCGCCCTGCCGAGCGTGGCGGAGCTCCAGGCGGTGGTCGCGGACGAGCTCGAGCAACGGTCGTGA
- a CDS encoding FadR/GntR family transcriptional regulator, producing MATPRRRSFTTLDASRDGGTGATAPRRTTTADRIKEFILGEGLRPGDPLPTEAELCEHLGVSRSSVREAIRTLSTLDIVEVRHGHGTFVGNMSLDALVEALVFRGVLSPGDDLRALRDVVEIRQALDLAMADVIVASLAGTSNPDLHGLVEEMVAAAADGLSFPKQDRAFHTGLLARLDNSLVGQLVAAFWDVHTAVVPKLGISVAADLDQTARAHGEMLDAAEAGDVAAFRAAVVSHYEPIDRALGVTTA from the coding sequence ATGGCGACACCACGGCGCAGGAGCTTCACCACGCTCGACGCGTCCCGCGACGGCGGAACCGGCGCGACCGCTCCGCGGCGCACCACCACCGCCGACCGGATCAAGGAGTTCATCCTCGGCGAGGGGCTGCGCCCCGGGGACCCGCTCCCCACCGAGGCGGAGCTCTGCGAGCACCTGGGCGTGTCCCGGTCGAGCGTGCGCGAGGCGATCCGCACCCTGTCGACGCTCGACATCGTCGAGGTGCGCCACGGGCACGGCACGTTCGTCGGCAACATGTCCCTGGACGCGCTCGTCGAGGCGCTCGTGTTCCGCGGCGTCCTCTCCCCCGGCGACGACCTGCGGGCGCTGCGCGACGTCGTCGAGATCCGCCAGGCCCTCGACCTCGCCATGGCCGACGTCATCGTCGCGAGCCTGGCCGGGACCTCGAACCCCGACCTGCACGGCCTCGTGGAGGAGATGGTGGCCGCCGCGGCCGACGGCCTGAGCTTCCCCAAGCAGGACCGTGCGTTCCACACCGGCCTGCTCGCGCGCCTCGACAACTCCCTCGTCGGCCAGCTCGTCGCCGCGTTCTGGGACGTGCACACCGCCGTCGTGCCGAAGCTCGGCATCTCCGTCGCGGCCGACCTCGACCAGACCGCCCGCGCGCACGGCGAGATGCTCGACGCCGCCGAGGCGGGCGACGTCGCGGCGTTCCGCGCCGCCGTCGTCTCGCACTACGAGCCGATCGACCGCGCCCTCGGGGTGACCACCGCGTGA
- a CDS encoding ABC transporter permease, producing the protein MSALLRLVGRRLLQLPIMILGITFLVFLVMSFSQVDPAIQALGEGASVEAREAYREANGLNDPLLVRYVAFLGGLLHGDLGTFSARQVPVADEVARALPITLQLTLMGLVIAVVLALVMGILAALYRDRWPDKAIRVVSVASLATPSFWLAVLLIQVVTLGAGWLPASGPLPDPSEDLGGYLARMALPAIALAIPVVGQLTRVVRTSVVEELDKDYVRTAIGAGIPRHVVVGRNVLRNALITPITVLGLRVGYLIGGAVVIEIIFALPGMGTLILNGVTNNEPNLVQGVTLTVALAFVLINIVVDMLYVLVNPRIRTV; encoded by the coding sequence GTGAGCGCACTGCTGCGACTCGTCGGACGCCGCCTCCTGCAGCTGCCGATCATGATCCTCGGCATCACGTTCCTCGTGTTCCTCGTGATGTCGTTCTCGCAGGTCGACCCGGCGATCCAGGCCCTCGGCGAGGGCGCGTCCGTCGAGGCGCGCGAGGCGTACCGCGAGGCCAACGGCCTGAACGACCCGCTCCTCGTCCGGTACGTCGCGTTCCTCGGCGGTCTGCTGCACGGCGACCTCGGCACGTTCAGCGCGCGCCAGGTGCCCGTCGCCGACGAGGTCGCGCGCGCCCTGCCCATCACGCTCCAGCTCACGCTCATGGGCCTCGTCATCGCCGTCGTGCTCGCCCTCGTCATGGGCATCCTCGCGGCGCTCTACCGCGACCGCTGGCCCGACAAGGCGATCCGCGTCGTGTCCGTCGCGTCGCTCGCGACGCCGTCGTTCTGGCTCGCCGTGCTGCTCATCCAGGTCGTCACCCTCGGGGCCGGCTGGCTCCCTGCGAGCGGGCCGCTGCCCGACCCGTCCGAGGACCTCGGCGGCTACCTCGCCCGCATGGCGCTGCCCGCGATCGCGCTCGCGATCCCCGTCGTCGGCCAGCTCACGCGCGTCGTGCGCACGTCCGTCGTCGAGGAGCTCGACAAGGACTACGTCCGCACCGCGATCGGCGCCGGCATCCCGCGCCACGTCGTCGTCGGGCGCAACGTGCTGCGCAACGCGCTCATCACGCCCATCACGGTGCTCGGCCTGCGCGTCGGCTACCTCATCGGCGGCGCCGTCGTCATCGAGATCATCTTCGCGCTGCCCGGCATGGGCACGCTCATCCTCAACGGCGTCACCAACAACGAGCCCAACCTCGTGCAGGGCGTGACCCTCACCGTGGCGCTCGCCTTCGTGCTCATCAACATCGTGGTCGACATGCTCTACGTGCTCGTCAACCCGCGGATCAGGACGGTGTGA